GCTGAGGAAGCATCTTGGACACACAAGTCACTGCAGGGCACTTGATTTTCTTGAAATACACAGTGATTGTGGCACCTCAGTGTGTGCACAGCAATGGTAGGTACTGGTGTAGCAATAGAATGACTAATGACAGTCCTTTATGGAAAACAGTaacacaagttaaaaaaaaaaggaatgcaaatataaaatacaCCAATACAACAACAAAATGGACAACAACAATATGACACAAAGCAGTCTGACATCCTGGAtgctgtgaagaagaaaaaaggcacttcattgcttctgaaaagcatccagtcatttTCCTCCAGGCACCCTTGAGGTTCTGGTTCCTCCTgggggggttcagtgctggaggcaccagcAAGTCCAGAACTGACCTCAGCAGTTCCAGCAgcggggaggagatggaggggggcttcaggtgggCAAACCtgacagtgctgacaaacagggagaccacagccaggggAGGCAGGCCCGTGGAAAAGGCTCTAAAAAACCCTCCCCGAAGTTCACTCCCTTTGCTCTCTGcactttggggttctggggGTCCCCCCGTTCAGGCTGTTGCAGGTCCCTCGTGTTTTGGGGGCCCCCTCTCCGGGGTTCTGCCTTTTCCGGGCTGCTGCAGATGCCGggaatcccaggggtcccccCTCTCGGAGCCCCCTCTTTCAGGGGCCGGGGGTCCCCGGCCCCCCCACCCCTCTGGGCTCCCCCTCTCCGCGcttcccctcccgccccccaggctgccgggggtcccccaaCTCCGCTGTcgcccctctctgctctccccactccgGGGGCCCTAAAAAAGGGGCTCGTCGcgtcccccccgccggcaccgggctgacaatgggggcggcggggcctgaccccGCAACACCGACCCCCACCGCGGGGGGGtccccgcatccccccgcccaCCTCCCGCCTCTGCCGGGAACCCACCCCGGGATccccccaacaaaaccaaaccacctccCGGGGACCCCCCGAGGTCCCCCCGAGGGCCATTTGCGGCTCAGCCCCAAACatctcccccaaaaccccccgCACACCCCCAACCCATCGCACcgagctccccctccccgcccactCAGGGGGGCgatgctcctcctcttcctcctcctttgcctCTGCCCGCTCCTCCTCCCCCCGCTCCATCCCCCGAGCCGGGAGCTCGAGGTGAGTTGGGGGCCCCGATGGCaaaggggcagaggggaaggagaagaggggctgggagccccAAAGTGAGCGAGAGAGGGGGTGGGTCACTGCCAAAGCAGCGGGGGGCGACGGGCaaagggtgggagaggggaagaaggggaggtgggagagcgGCAAAGGGGTTCCCGTGGGGGTCCCTTCGTGTCCCCACAGCTCGATCCCTGGagaggagggacccccgggccccAGCGGCTGATGGGGGCCGGGATGTTTGTTGGGAATTCCCGGCAGGCCGAACAAAGGCCCCGGCCACGCGTCGGGAACTCTTTGATTGTCCCCAACAGTGGCGGGAGTTCCCCAATTCCCGCCCCCCAAAGTGGGGAGATGGGAGAGGGGGAAGCCTGGGAGTGTTTTTGGGGTGAGTGTTGGGGCTGTTGGGGGGCagagtgctggggaagggggttttgggggatgCCAGGGCCGAGGAAAGGGGAGTGCGGGGCTctggagaggtgggatggggggtCCAGGGAGATCCCCTGGCCAGGGGTCGGCGgtgtgggggaaagggaggtcCTGGGGGTCGGGAGAATGGGCAGAAACcggggttcagggggtcccccCGTGTTCCAAAGAAAAGGGTCCTGTGGGTTGTGGAAAAGGCAggcctgggggtgcagggggtagCAGCGTGAAGGGAAAGCAGggcctgggggctgggagaggcggGCTGGGCGGGAAAGGAGGTTGCAGGGGGGTCTTAGTGCAGAATAAGGGGGTGCCAGGGGGTTCCTGTGGCCAGGaatgggggtttgggggtgtccCAGAGTGAAGGAAAAAGGGGGGCTGTagggactgggagaggaggCCCAGGGGGTCTCTCGGGTCCTTGTGTCCAGGAAAGGAGGGTGCAGGGGCCTCCAGTGTGAGGGAAAGGGGGTTCAGTGGGTGGGGAGAGCCGGGATGTGCAGGAAGGGCAGTTCAGGGGGTGCCGGGTGTTGAGGAAAGGAGGGGTTGGGgagtgggaaaggcaggagtgggggtggagggggtggcagggtgaaggagaagggagggtgtggggacttggagaggtgggatggctgggaaagggggtgcaggggggtcctggAGCTGAGGAAGGGGGTGAAAGTCCCAGTGGTGGAGAggaggtgcaggggggtcctgaTGGGCAGGAATGGAGGTCCAGGGAGTGCCAGGGTAAAGGAAAAGGGAGtctgggagaggtgggatggccgggaaagggggtgcagggggtggtGTTCTGGataagggggtgcaggggggatCTGTTGTCCAGGAATGAGGTGTTCAGGGGGTCCCTGGGACACTCCAGGACCACTCTACAGGATATGCCAGGAGTGGGGAACTGAGGAGACAGGGAGATTTGGGGGTCAGAGTGGTCCCAGGGtcaaggaaagggagaaacGGGGAGAGCTGTGAGAACTGGgaaggggctccagggggtcccagggtcaaGGAAAAGAGGGTCTGAGGATGAGATGAGGTGGGATAGCCAGGAATGGGGGGCCAGGGCTCTCCAGGGTGAAGGAAACAGGGGGATCgagggactgggatgaaacAAAGCAAGGCCTGAAGAGTTAACTTAGAATGCATGCTCTGAGCCAAGAAACAAAGAACTAAGTTTCAAAGACGTATGGAAGGAACACAGGGAGAtaaggggaaagagaagggcCAGAGTCCAGAATCTCCTGCCAAATACATGTTGGAGTCAGCCAAATTAAGGAAAGTTCAAAAGTTTACCCAAGAAAGAGGAGTAAAGCGATGACCCCTGAAGCTGAAGTAACAGGATGTACCCCCGAAATTCTCCCCAAAATGATGACCGCGCTCCTGCCTCCGCCCTAACTCCGCCTGCTATGAATATTATAACTAGATGTTGCAATAATATGAACATGCATAAAATGATGATGTAATCTCTCGCACAAATTGTATAAATAGTCTGGCTTTTCACTGAGTGCTTTGAAACTCTTTGTCCAGCGCGAGCAGGGAGTTCCCCAGTGTTGCATAAAATAATTACCTCGCTGCTTAAAGACTAAAccttgtctctgagcagttccttTGTGCCTTTTGGGGCACAAATTCGGCAtcagggagaggtgggatggtGAGGAaagtgggagcaggagggtcCTGGAGTCAAAGAAAGAGGGGTGTGGGGTCTGGAAAACTGGgactgggcaggcaggggggcCCCAGgcccagaggagcaggaagaggaggaggaagaggcggTGGGGGCTGCTGAGACCCccggagtggggagagcggagaggggcgatcccggCACCGCAGGACCCctgtcagcctggagagagggggggaacctgcagagaggggagggtTGGGAGTGCAGGAACCCTGAAATGGGGGCCTGGAGAGGGGGTACCCttgggagccctgggacactgaagTGGGGAGCCTGGAGAAAGGGGAGTGCTGAGACCCCCGTCAGCCCAGCCAGGGGGACCCCAGAGAGAGGGGAGCCCGGAGAAGGGGGACCCCTGGGATTTCTGGGACCCAcagcagcctggagagggggagaCCCCAGAGAGGTGGGACCCCTGAgagccccagcaccccaaagcaAGGAGTCAGGGGAGAAGGTACCCCTGGGGCCTCCAAAACCCCCCTCATCCCTAAGCAGGGGGACCTTGGAGAGGAGGGAACTgcaggacccccagcagcccagagaagggggtcCCCCAGAATACCAAAGTGGGAAGACCCCCAGTATTCCTGGGACCCCCcgcagcccagagagggtggGACCCTGGAGAGAGGGGACTCCCAATACacgtgggacccccagcagcccaaacGGGGGGCccccagaaccccaaagtggAGAGACCTgagagggggaactcctggaagggtttttttggtctgaacCTTGGAGTTTCGGGGGGGAGTTTGGCTGAGACTTGGTGTTTAGGAGTTTTTTATGGACACGAGGTGCTTGGTgacttctagagatggacttgggcgGGAGGAACCCCCAAcccaacgcgctcagcccttgtttttcccccccatcaggatttctccttcccaaagcttggccagatgaaggaggctgcgaggaagaggaagatgccacGGGCCCCCcgggcaggtgaggaggaagtcagtgcccctttgccctgtcttgtcctgtatctcccagcccagcatcgcccccggctgcaggacaaccccgctgctGCCACTGTCCTGCCAGGGCCGGatttggggggatgtccttggccttccctctgggccggaggcaaatcccctccctgtccttcttccttccactccttgttccttttccttccttgttcttccctctccttcctcatgttttttcctttctctccttcttccttctccttcctttctctcctttcttctttttctttgtgttccgtcttctccttcctttctgtcATTCCTTGTCTCcttgctccttccttctctcaggaccagcgtggccagcaggaccagggcagtggttcttcccctgtacttggcactggtgaggccacacctcgagtgctgtgtccagttctgggccttcttcttgcttccttccttcttccttcctctctttgttgctttttcttcttgttctttcccttcatattccttcctctcctttttccttctctaccctccttcctctccgtcttccttctcctcccccttccctctgagccggaggcaaatcccctccctgtccttccttcctgccccaggccccgagctgaggacggagggcacggaggacaaatccccccggcagaccctggtgggagaggccgttttgaagggctccacggcacaggaaggcagcgggcAGGAAAAGGGCCGGcgatccccccgcaggaggggctccaaagccagcccagggtgctctgaggaggaaaaaaccagcctgtgccaggaaggcggccAGAGCTTGAGCTGGAGCTCCGACCTGgtggtgcagcagcagcttcacacCAGCGAGAAGCCCAACAAGTGCTTGGAATCTGGGAAGAGCTTGAGCCAGAACTCCGAGCTGGTGGTGCAGGAGCgcatcactgccctggggaagccctaCAAGTGCCCcagctgtgggaagagcttctgcagcagctccaacctccttGCCCACCAGCGTGTCCACACGGGGGAACGGCCCTACGAGTGTGCGGAATGTGGGAAGACCTTCATCTATGGCTCCCACCTCTTCACCCACCGCCGGGTGCACAcgggggaacggccctacaagtgcttggaatgcgggaagggcttcagcgTCAGCTCCCGCCTGATCCGccaccagcagatccacactggggaacggggGCCTCGGCCCTACAAATGTGGGGAATGCAAGAAAAGCTTTAGAGACAGCTCCGGcctcatcacccaccagcgcatgCACACGGGGGATAAGCCCTACAAGTGCtcagaatgtgggaagagcttcagcatcAAATCCAACCTGACCCAGCACCAGAAGACCCACACGGGGGAATGGCCCTACCAATGTCTCGAGTGTGGGAAGAGGTCTCGGAGCAGCTCGGACCTCCTCAAGCACCAgcagacacacacggatgagaggcccttccgctgcactgactgcgggaagggcttcaaacgCAACTTCACCCT
This Pseudopipra pipra isolate bDixPip1 chromosome W, bDixPip1.hap1, whole genome shotgun sequence DNA region includes the following protein-coding sequences:
- the LOC135406036 gene encoding zinc finger protein 239-like — protein: MLLLFLLLCLCPLLLPPLHPPSRELEDFSFPKLGQMKEAARKRKMPRAPRAGPELRTEGTEDKSPRQTLVGEAVLKGSTAQEGSGQEKGRRSPRRRGSKASPGCSEEEKTSLCQEGGQSLSWSSDLVVQQQLHTSEKPNKCLESGKSLSQNSELVVQERITALGKPYKCPSCGKSFCSSSNLLAHQRVHTGERPYECAECGKTFIYGSHLFTHRRVHTGERPYKCLECGKGFSVSSRLIRHQQIHTGERGPRPYKCGECKKSFRDSSGLITHQRMHTGDKPYKCSECGKSFSIKSNLTQHQKTHTGEWPYQCLECGKRSRSSSDLLKHQQTHTDERPFRCTDCGKGFKRNFTLVKHRHSHNREGPYKCEECGKSFTHSSALTTHQQSHQ